The DNA sequence ACGTTCCTCCACGCGCAAGCATAGACGCTCGGCCACGTGCTCGGCGCTGGCTGTCCCATCAAGAACCATGATCCGGTTTGAATCGCGACGCGCCAGCTCCCGATATCCCTTGACCACTCGCGCCATAAAATCCGCTCCGCCGGACTCCATCCGATCCGCCTCGCCCCGCCGCTTCAATCGCGACCACGCCGTTTCCTCGTTCACGTCCAGAAGAATCGTCCCATCGGGCTCTGGAAAACCACACCAATCAAGAAGTCCTTTTATTTTTTCGTAGGCGATGCCTCGTCCCCAGGACTGGTAGGCCAAAGTGGAATCCGTGTAACGTTCACAGACGACCCAGCGCCCCTGCGCGAGAGCCGGAAGGATCTCCTTGTCCAGGTGGCCGCTCCGATCCGCCAGGAAAAGAAGCAACTCCGTCCGTGACGTTAAGGTCGTCCCTCCCAGTAGAAGCCGGCGCAACAATTCTCCACCGCTCCAACCGCCGGGTTCAAAGGTACGCAGAACCCTCCCGGGTCCCAAAACGTCCTCCAGCCATTGACAAAGCCGCTCGGACTGGGTGCTTTTCCCGCTGCCGTCGATGCCCTCGATTGTTATAAAAAGCCCCTCGCTCGACGCCGTCATCGTGAGGAACCACTGCCTCCTGAACTCTCGTTCACGTTGATCTGGCGCTTCATCATGCCCTCCACCACGTACTCCGACCGGGAGATCCTCAAGGTTCCCTCTTTGACGCGTCTCGCCTTGGTCT is a window from the Synergistaceae bacterium genome containing:
- the tmk gene encoding dTMP kinase; its protein translation is MTASSEGLFITIEGIDGSGKSTQSERLCQWLEDVLGPGRVLRTFEPGGWSGGELLRRLLLGGTTLTSRTELLLFLADRSGHLDKEILPALAQGRWVVCERYTDSTLAYQSWGRGIAYEKIKGLLDWCGFPEPDGTILLDVNEETAWSRLKRRGEADRMESGGADFMARVVKGYRELARRDSNRIMVLDGTASAEHVAERLCLRVEERFGKRMRF